A genomic segment from Tuwongella immobilis encodes:
- a CDS encoding Fe(2+)-trafficking protein has protein sequence MSALKDRIAQFRKMSTDDPDNELGHFRLGQLLMEDGQIDEAVASFRRTLELEPNFSKVYQLLGEALIHLDRTAEATETLTKGYTVAHGRGDKMPRDEMGKLLVKLGQPLPQVETAAAEEEDTIGPGGTGFKCKRPVCPYGKRARGLMNPPIPDAIGKRIFDEICADCWNDWFKNQSIKVINELRLDLSTDFGQGEYDKYMRDFFGFEEATPATATTSLNVTEGGTPPAQG, from the coding sequence ATGAGCGCCCTGAAAGACCGCATCGCGCAATTCCGAAAAATGTCCACCGATGACCCCGACAACGAATTGGGCCACTTTCGACTGGGCCAGTTGTTGATGGAAGATGGTCAGATCGACGAAGCGGTGGCATCCTTTCGCCGCACGTTGGAATTGGAGCCGAATTTCTCCAAGGTGTACCAATTGCTCGGCGAAGCGCTGATCCATTTGGATCGCACCGCGGAAGCGACTGAAACGCTGACCAAAGGCTACACGGTGGCCCATGGTCGGGGCGACAAGATGCCGCGCGACGAGATGGGCAAACTGCTCGTCAAGTTGGGGCAACCGCTGCCGCAAGTTGAAACCGCGGCTGCCGAAGAAGAGGATACCATTGGACCGGGCGGCACCGGCTTCAAGTGCAAGCGGCCGGTTTGCCCATACGGAAAGCGGGCACGCGGATTGATGAATCCGCCGATTCCCGACGCAATCGGCAAGCGGATCTTCGACGAAATCTGTGCGGATTGCTGGAACGACTGGTTCAAGAATCAGTCAATCAAAGTGATCAACGAGTTGCGTCTCGACCTGTCCACCGATTTCGGCCAAGGCGAATACGACAAATACATGCGCGATTTCTTCGGATTCGAAGAAGCCACGCCTGCCACCGCCACCACCTCGTTGAATGTCACCGAAGGCGGCACACCTCCGGCACAAGGATGA
- a CDS encoding outer membrane protein assembly factor BamB family protein: MRSLLGFCLMLAPATLLAADWNQFRGPEGNGVSAEKNLPESWSQSKNVAWVADLPGDGVSSPVVWGDRVFITSNSGIKRDRLIVSCYSLKDGKQLWSRQIWATGATGCHPMTAMAAPTPAVDANGVYALFATGDLVAFSLTGELKWTRALANDYPAIANQVGMASSPILWEGSLIVPMDNTGDSFLSAVDTRYGQNIWKVKRPRETNWVTPVLRTSEGVTEVVFASGDGVVGYDISSGKERWKFKGEGVGSIPSPLVAAGVLIVPANGVVAVDAKAGQEPKTLWKAPQLRSNMSSPLVYGNFVYSINSTGVLICASLADGKILWQERLKGKFHATPVAADGKIYAVNEDGVTYVVEPGEKAEVLATNDLKDAILATPAIAEGTILLRSRNKLYAIGKTK, from the coding sequence ATGCGTTCGTTGCTTGGATTCTGTCTGATGCTCGCGCCGGCAACTCTGCTGGCAGCGGACTGGAATCAATTCCGTGGGCCGGAAGGGAACGGCGTTTCCGCCGAGAAGAACCTCCCCGAATCCTGGTCCCAATCGAAGAACGTCGCCTGGGTGGCGGATCTTCCCGGCGACGGTGTTTCTTCGCCGGTCGTCTGGGGCGATCGGGTGTTCATCACCTCGAATTCCGGAATCAAACGGGATCGTTTGATCGTGAGTTGCTATTCGCTCAAAGACGGCAAGCAACTCTGGTCCCGCCAGATTTGGGCGACTGGGGCCACGGGTTGTCATCCGATGACGGCGATGGCGGCACCCACTCCGGCGGTCGATGCCAATGGCGTGTATGCGCTGTTTGCGACGGGCGATCTGGTGGCCTTCTCGCTCACCGGCGAACTGAAGTGGACTCGGGCATTGGCCAATGACTACCCGGCAATTGCCAACCAAGTCGGCATGGCCTCGTCCCCGATTCTGTGGGAAGGCTCGCTGATCGTGCCGATGGATAACACGGGCGATTCGTTCCTGTCTGCGGTCGATACGCGCTATGGCCAAAACATTTGGAAGGTCAAACGGCCCCGCGAAACAAACTGGGTCACTCCGGTGCTGCGCACCAGCGAAGGCGTGACGGAAGTGGTGTTCGCGTCCGGAGATGGCGTGGTGGGCTACGACATCTCGTCGGGCAAAGAACGCTGGAAGTTCAAGGGCGAGGGCGTCGGTAGCATTCCGAGTCCGCTGGTGGCCGCCGGTGTGCTGATCGTCCCCGCCAATGGCGTGGTCGCGGTCGATGCAAAGGCCGGTCAAGAACCGAAGACGCTCTGGAAGGCGCCGCAACTGCGCAGCAACATGTCGTCGCCGTTGGTCTATGGGAACTTTGTGTACAGCATCAACTCGACCGGCGTGTTGATTTGTGCCAGCCTGGCCGATGGCAAGATTCTCTGGCAAGAGCGATTGAAAGGGAAGTTCCATGCCACACCGGTCGCCGCGGATGGCAAAATCTATGCCGTCAACGAAGATGGCGTGACCTACGTGGTGGAGCCGGGCGAGAAAGCCGAAGTGCTGGCCACGAACGACCTGAAGGACGCGATTCTGGCGACTCCGGCGATTGCGGAAGGGACGATTCTCTTGCGGTCTCGCAACAAACTGTATGCCATTGGCAAAACGAAGTAA
- a CDS encoding prenyltransferase/squalene oxidase repeat-containing protein: MMWDRRLFLSSCGGAISGVSPLFAQSESEKSNDALMTPEAERAVERGLSFLATTQADDGSFGDRQLYRGNVSVTSLAALAFMAGGHQPGRGRYGSNVLRALQFVLSKEQRQPAGFLHNPIGPQQLQMYSHGFGTLFLAEVYGMIPDRELQKRTRDTLERAVQLIIRAQNSEGGWRYQPFPQMADVSVTICQIMALRSARNAGLFVPKSTVDRCVKYVMECQTPDGGFSYFRQQGPSAFARSAAGVVALYCAGIYKGKEIDRGLKYLSDYHPTQGISRRDVPEMHYYYGQYYAAQAMWTAGGKFWENWFPAIRDELVARVRQRGDGVWTDVTTCNHYATAMACIILQISNNYLPILQK; encoded by the coding sequence ATGATGTGGGATCGCCGGTTGTTCCTGAGCAGTTGCGGTGGGGCCATTTCCGGAGTATCCCCGCTCTTTGCTCAGTCGGAATCCGAAAAGAGCAACGATGCCTTGATGACACCCGAAGCCGAACGCGCGGTGGAACGGGGATTATCATTCTTGGCGACGACGCAGGCCGATGACGGGTCGTTCGGGGATCGCCAGCTTTATCGTGGGAATGTCTCGGTGACGAGCTTGGCCGCGCTCGCATTCATGGCGGGTGGCCATCAGCCGGGGCGTGGTCGATACGGCTCGAATGTGCTGCGAGCGTTGCAATTTGTATTGAGCAAGGAACAACGACAGCCGGCGGGATTTCTGCATAACCCCATTGGCCCGCAGCAGTTGCAGATGTATTCGCACGGGTTTGGCACGCTGTTTTTGGCCGAAGTGTATGGGATGATTCCCGACCGCGAGTTGCAAAAGCGGACACGCGATACGCTGGAGCGGGCGGTGCAGCTCATCATTCGGGCGCAGAATTCCGAGGGTGGCTGGCGGTATCAGCCGTTCCCGCAAATGGCGGATGTGTCGGTGACGATTTGCCAGATCATGGCCTTGCGCTCGGCACGCAACGCCGGGCTGTTTGTGCCAAAATCGACGGTGGATCGCTGTGTGAAGTATGTGATGGAATGCCAGACGCCGGATGGTGGGTTTAGCTATTTCCGCCAGCAGGGGCCATCGGCATTTGCCCGGTCTGCGGCAGGGGTGGTTGCGCTCTATTGTGCTGGGATTTACAAGGGGAAAGAGATCGATCGCGGGTTGAAATATCTCTCCGATTATCACCCGACGCAAGGGATTTCGCGGCGGGATGTGCCCGAAATGCACTATTACTACGGGCAATACTACGCGGCCCAAGCGATGTGGACGGCGGGGGGGAAATTCTGGGAAAATTGGTTCCCGGCGATTCGGGATGAACTTGTGGCTCGGGTTCGGCAGCGTGGCGATGGCGTTTGGACCGATGTGACTACCTGCAATCATTATGCCACGGCGATGGCGTGCATCATTCTGCAAATTTCAAACAACTACTTGCCGATTCTCCAGAAGTGA
- a CDS encoding SDR family NAD(P)-dependent oxidoreductase, translated as MDVFASFRLDGRRACITGGSRGLGRAMAQALAEAGADLVLIGREAESLQTAQSELSALGRRVDTIVGDLGQVDEAQRVGELLARDFGPLDILVNNVGGRRLNIPTEEMSLADWNSLIQLNLTSVYQMCQHVGRMMIQRGQGGSIINVASIAGIIVSKGIFGRHYETAKAAVMSLTRSLAVDWARYHIRVNAIAPGLFLTDPNRKWFREKPELQETFTSGIPMGRAGEPKEIGPLALYLASDASNYMTGATLVLDGGYTLW; from the coding sequence ATGGACGTCTTCGCATCATTCCGGTTGGATGGCCGCCGTGCGTGTATCACGGGGGGAAGCCGAGGATTGGGCCGAGCGATGGCACAGGCACTCGCCGAGGCGGGTGCGGATCTGGTGCTGATTGGCCGCGAAGCCGAATCGTTGCAAACTGCGCAATCGGAACTGTCGGCATTGGGTCGACGGGTGGACACGATTGTCGGCGATTTGGGGCAAGTGGATGAAGCACAACGAGTTGGGGAATTGCTGGCACGCGATTTTGGCCCCCTTGACATCCTGGTGAATAATGTGGGCGGACGCCGCCTGAATATTCCTACCGAAGAAATGAGTCTGGCCGACTGGAATTCCCTGATCCAATTGAACCTCACCAGCGTCTATCAAATGTGTCAGCACGTTGGGCGAATGATGATTCAGCGGGGGCAAGGTGGCTCGATCATCAATGTGGCCTCCATTGCGGGAATCATTGTTAGCAAGGGAATATTCGGTCGTCATTACGAAACAGCAAAAGCGGCGGTGATGTCGCTGACTCGCTCGCTTGCCGTCGATTGGGCACGCTACCACATTCGAGTCAACGCAATTGCTCCGGGATTGTTTTTGACCGACCCGAACCGCAAATGGTTTCGCGAGAAGCCCGAATTGCAAGAAACCTTCACCAGCGGTATCCCCATGGGACGCGCGGGTGAACCGAAAGAAATCGGTCCGTTGGCACTCTATTTGGCCTCGGATGCATCCAATTACATGACGGGTGCGACTCTCGTACTGGACGGGGGTTACACATTGTGGTGA
- a CDS encoding ATP phosphoribosyltransferase regulatory subunit produces the protein MTMRPITRTTLAWGWCVAATVMLSSVSHAADSATWIKRILDIKNEASGSAEAAVAWKELVGQGPEAIPALLQALNQANPIAANYIHTIVDAISENARTAKKDLPEAELMAFLKETKNLPAARRLAFELIVDRKPDLKETLLAGMLNDRSNELRRDAIEQALRKLEKKPAEETKADLEKLFEVARDLDQVQAIAKKLEPMGVKKNLTEHFNFITSWWLIAPFDNVQGAGFAKPYAPEEKVDLDAKPIGKEGKPVEWVQKSTSDAFGSVDLNKELGKFKGAVAYAFAAVESPTEQPVELRVGSINAVVIFLNGKQIYAREEYHHGEEMDQYIGRGVLKPGRNEILIKVCQNEQTQSWAQRWQFQLRISDETGGKVPFKLLPR, from the coding sequence ATGACCATGCGACCAATCACGCGAACGACGTTGGCGTGGGGGTGGTGCGTCGCGGCGACCGTGATGCTCAGCAGCGTCAGTCACGCCGCCGATTCCGCAACTTGGATCAAGCGGATTCTGGATATCAAGAACGAAGCGAGCGGCAGCGCCGAAGCCGCAGTGGCCTGGAAGGAACTTGTCGGTCAAGGGCCCGAAGCCATTCCCGCCCTGTTGCAAGCCCTGAATCAAGCCAATCCGATTGCCGCGAACTATATTCATACCATCGTGGATGCGATTTCGGAGAATGCCCGCACCGCCAAGAAGGATCTGCCCGAAGCGGAGTTGATGGCGTTCCTGAAGGAAACCAAGAATCTGCCCGCCGCCCGACGATTGGCATTTGAGTTGATCGTCGATCGCAAGCCGGACCTGAAAGAGACATTGCTGGCCGGAATGCTCAACGATCGCTCCAACGAATTGCGCCGCGATGCGATCGAACAGGCACTCCGCAAATTGGAAAAGAAGCCCGCCGAAGAGACCAAAGCCGATCTGGAGAAACTCTTCGAAGTGGCCCGCGACTTGGACCAAGTGCAAGCAATCGCCAAGAAATTGGAGCCGATGGGGGTGAAAAAGAACCTCACCGAGCATTTCAATTTCATCACCTCGTGGTGGTTGATCGCTCCGTTTGACAATGTGCAAGGCGCGGGATTTGCCAAGCCGTATGCCCCGGAAGAGAAGGTCGATCTGGATGCGAAGCCGATTGGCAAAGAAGGCAAGCCGGTGGAATGGGTGCAGAAATCGACTTCTGACGCATTCGGCAGTGTCGATTTGAACAAGGAATTGGGCAAATTCAAAGGCGCGGTAGCCTACGCCTTCGCCGCCGTGGAATCGCCCACCGAACAGCCCGTCGAATTGCGAGTCGGCAGCATCAACGCCGTGGTGATCTTCCTGAACGGCAAGCAAATCTATGCCCGCGAAGAATACCACCATGGCGAAGAGATGGATCAGTACATCGGCCGCGGGGTACTGAAGCCGGGACGCAACGAAATCCTGATCAAAGTCTGCCAGAACGAACAGACCCAATCGTGGGCCCAACGCTGGCAGTTTCAACTGCGGATTTCCGACGAGACGGGTGGAAAAGTTCCGTTCAAATTGTTGCCTCGCTAA
- the der gene encoding ribosome biogenesis GTPase Der, producing MARPIVAIVGRPNVGKSSMFNWLIGRRVSIVDPTAGVTRDRISSTIEIGNRHIDIMDTGGMGIEDVDQLTEEVERQIRLAIEQADVIIFLVDSRDGVVPLDEEVARRLRAVDKPVICVANKCDYPELDTHASEFYRLGYGDVVRVSAEQRKGKRELFDAILRRLPEKHDEAPPAQVTLKVAIVGRRNVGKSTFINALAESERVIVSEVAGTTRDSVDVHFERDGKTFIAIDTAGVRRKKSLANDIEFYSSARAEQSIRRADVVLHLFDPRLRISKLDKQLADYVLEHHKPVIFVVNKWDLVKTKMPMETFTNYIRKTFPMLDFVPIAFITAKEGRNIYRLLNLAQQLFKQASKRVTTGELNRVLTTAMEVNPPPVKYNRFPKLYYATQAEANPPTVIAFTNAVDLFDNTYIRYLHRVLHDQTPFKEVPIKLELRNKIGNVGSGSKGSPAAASLTEHDLDMPTLDGETLVDAEVVMELSTNVEDTTAKPVSAKAKKPVPVAPAKPQSSPASPSSPKASPPARDRRRPAPDGGLWKDL from the coding sequence ATGGCAAGACCGATCGTAGCGATCGTTGGACGGCCTAACGTAGGCAAGTCGTCGATGTTCAATTGGCTGATCGGACGACGCGTGAGCATCGTCGATCCGACCGCAGGCGTCACCCGCGACCGCATCTCGTCGACCATCGAGATCGGCAACCGCCACATTGACATTATGGATACCGGTGGGATGGGGATCGAAGACGTCGATCAACTCACCGAGGAAGTGGAGCGGCAGATTCGCCTCGCGATTGAGCAGGCGGATGTCATCATTTTTCTCGTCGATTCTCGGGACGGTGTGGTCCCGCTCGATGAGGAAGTCGCGCGGCGACTCCGGGCAGTGGATAAGCCCGTGATTTGCGTTGCCAACAAGTGCGATTATCCCGAACTGGATACGCACGCCAGCGAATTCTATCGGCTGGGCTATGGCGACGTGGTTCGCGTCAGCGCGGAACAACGCAAAGGAAAACGTGAATTGTTTGATGCGATCTTACGACGGTTGCCGGAAAAACACGACGAAGCCCCACCTGCCCAAGTCACCCTGAAAGTGGCGATTGTTGGGCGGCGAAATGTCGGGAAATCGACCTTCATCAACGCATTGGCCGAATCCGAGCGCGTCATCGTCTCGGAAGTCGCTGGGACGACTCGCGATAGCGTCGATGTGCATTTCGAGCGCGATGGAAAAACGTTCATCGCCATCGATACCGCTGGGGTGCGCCGCAAAAAGAGTCTCGCCAACGACATCGAATTCTACAGCTCCGCGCGGGCCGAGCAATCGATTCGACGCGCAGATGTGGTGCTCCATCTGTTTGATCCTCGCTTGCGGATTAGCAAGCTGGATAAGCAGTTGGCCGACTATGTGCTGGAACATCACAAGCCCGTGATTTTCGTGGTCAACAAGTGGGATTTGGTGAAGACCAAGATGCCCATGGAGACGTTCACGAATTACATTCGCAAGACGTTCCCGATGTTGGATTTCGTCCCCATCGCCTTCATCACGGCGAAGGAAGGGCGCAATATCTACCGTTTGTTGAACCTTGCTCAGCAGTTGTTCAAGCAGGCGAGCAAGCGAGTCACCACGGGCGAACTCAATCGCGTGCTCACCACGGCGATGGAAGTGAATCCGCCACCGGTGAAGTACAATCGGTTCCCGAAATTGTACTACGCCACGCAAGCGGAAGCGAATCCCCCGACGGTGATTGCCTTTACGAATGCCGTCGACTTGTTCGATAATACGTACATTCGCTATCTGCATCGAGTGCTGCACGATCAAACGCCGTTCAAAGAAGTACCCATCAAGCTGGAACTTCGCAATAAGATCGGCAATGTCGGTTCGGGAAGCAAAGGCTCGCCTGCTGCGGCAAGTTTGACCGAGCATGATCTGGACATGCCGACGCTCGACGGGGAAACACTGGTTGATGCAGAAGTGGTGATGGAACTCTCGACGAATGTTGAGGATACCACCGCCAAGCCCGTGTCGGCCAAAGCGAAGAAGCCGGTTCCCGTCGCCCCGGCCAAGCCGCAATCGTCGCCAGCATCGCCGTCATCGCCGAAGGCTTCGCCTCCAGCGCGGGATCGACGACGGCCCGCCCCCGATGGCGGACTTTGGAAAGATCTGTGA